Part of the Cololabis saira isolate AMF1-May2022 chromosome 15, fColSai1.1, whole genome shotgun sequence genome, AAGGAAAAGAACCaccttacagtttttcacaattgtttacgTAATAACAAAATGGAACATTTTTCTTCAGtggaaataaagtttataacgttttttttttttaaattgttacaCAATCAATTGATATATTGGTCATTATAGTTTTGGGGCTTATCTATGAAATCCGTGTCATTGGTTGTATGTGATGAACCTGCAGATCGAAGAAAAGCTGCCGTCACAAGAATGTAACCTGTTATAATCTGGTGAGAGTCAGAATATTCtacaggactatctcagaaaattagaatattgcgattttctgtaatgcaattacaaaaacaaaaatgtcatacattctggattcattacaaatcaactgaaatattgcaagccttttattattttaatattgctgatcatggtttacagcttaagaaaactcaaatatcctatctaaaaaaattagaatattctgggaatcttaatcttaaactgtaaaccataatcagcaatattaaaataataaaaggcttgcaatatttcaattgatttgtaatgaatccataatgtatgacattgttgttttttttaattgcattacagaaaataaagaactttatcacaatattcaaattttctgagacagtcctgtgcattCCTTTGATAACACAGACTTCTGTTTTGGTCTGGTTacaaatatgaataaataaaaataccttCAATTTCCAGAACCAAGCAAAGAATATGGAGACTCTGTGGAAACAAATTACATATGTTGAATAGATACATCAGAATCATCAGAATGTGTTGACTCCGTTactctattattatttttatgaagTATTAAGTATTTAACTTATCTATAAGATTGATGCAATAAACTTCACTTCTTTAAATTCCTATGCTGTATCAGTCATCTCACAAAAATGGCAACGTCAGCAATTTCATTGACAGAGCGTTATAGGACGGCTTTATTTAATGCACGTCTACTTCATGCCACGCAGCTCAAGACTTACCGGTTTTATTTCCAGCCTGTGGCAGATCACCGATGGTGGCGTACGTTGGCTCAGTTTGGTTGGATCCACCTAATAAACATTTGATGGGCGTTATTGAAGAAAATTAACTTTCATCAGAGCACAGTGTTTGTGGTTGTGAACTTTTGCGCAACTTTCACAACAGAttagaatccatccatccatccatccatccatccatccattgtccaccgcattgtccgagtccgggtcgcgggggcagcagtcggagcagggatccccagacttccctctccccggacacttcctccagctcttccggggggactccaaggcgttcccaggccagccgagtgacgtagtcactccagcgtgtcctgggtcttcctcggggcctcctcccggtgggacatgcccggaacacctcacgagggaggcgtccagggggcatcctatacaggtgcccgagccacctcagctggctcctctcgatgtggaggagcagcggctctactccaagctcctcccgggtgacagagctcctcaccctatctctaagggagcgccccgccaccctgcggaggaaactcatctcggccgcttgtatccgcgatcccgttctttcggtcatgacccaaagttcatgaccataggtgagggtgggaacgtagatcgaccggtaaatcgagagcttcgcctttcggctcagctccttcttcaccacgacggaccgatacaatgaccgcattactgcggccgccgcaccgatccgcctgtcaatctcgcgctccgttctcctctcactcgtgaacaagaccccaagatacttaaactcctccacctgaggcaggaactctcccccgacctggagggtgcaagccacggcctcagacttagaggtgctgattctcatcccagccgcttcacattcggctgcaaaccgccccagtgcatgctgaaggtcctggctcgagggagccaacaagaccacatcatctgcaaaaagcagagaggttaatgcggttttcgccctggccgtggaacgctggaccagctctacaccctccgcagggtgctcaagggcgcatgggagtttgcccaaccagtccacatgggttttgtggacctggagaaggctttcgaccgtgtcccacgtggcatcctgtggggggtgctccgagagtatggggtcggaggccctctgctgagggctgtccggtccctgtatgatcggagcaggagcttggttcgcattgccggcagtaagtcagacctgttcccggtgcgtgttggactccggcagggctgccctttgtcaccggttctgttcattatttttatggacagaatttctaggcgcagccaggggccggaggggatccggtttgggaacctcaggatttcatctctgctttttgcagatgatgtggtcagATTAGAATCAGTTTAGATAATTTCCATTCCTGCACATTTCCATCGATGCAACACTAAATCGCCTCCACCCCTCTCTCACCACTTCTATTCTTTGTTCACAGCTTGGTCACCtcctttttttgaaaaaaaaaaaaatattaaaaacacagaatGTGTAAGGCACTGGGCCAGAGCAAggtcagctttgatttggtGGATATATTCATTTGAAGTATTGACATGGAGAGGTGAATGATGGCTGCTGCTGAAGGACTCAGCCGTATACAAAAACATTATcataattattgttattgctgttGTTATTATCATTTCTATTTTCTCCACCAGAAAGTATACAATCTTTTGATGCTACAGTAAATATCCAACACAGACACGTTTGGTTGAACATGGAAGCTTCTCTGAAATGCAGCAgcagtgtttcttttcttttacctgGAAAACCCAACAAGTGATATGGAGATCCTTGTCCAGCTGAGCTCTGTTCCCCgactgaaaaggaagcagaaatGAAAAGCTATAAACTTATTGAACTTATTAGCATGGAATTGTCTCATCAGATTGCAGTTGATTTGTCAGTAGCTAAACTCTAATAGTGTGTGGTATTGTTATTGTGTGTACTATTGCACCTTATCACAAATAGATGGGGATAACCAGAAGGGAATAAGGTTAAGGTGTGTCTTTGTCAGGtctgaaaataagaaaaaaggattCTTCTGAACTAAATTGGTCTAAGCCCGTTTCTGCCCTGCTCACCGACACAACATAATGTCCTGCTAAGCCAGTTGCAGCAGTTTCAGCTGATGTAAAATCATTTCAGTTTCGCAGTTTACTAGAGCAACCTGCTAGTTTCGCAGTTGTACAAACATCCATTATGACTGCCAAGAAAAAAATGCTGAATTTAATTTTAGACTAATCGTGGTCACAAAGAAAACAGGaagtggcttcttttttttgccaCACTCATCAGTTCTCACCATTTCTAGGCGTAAGTCCTATCACATCTGGTATCTCTTCATAGACGGGAAGTTCTCTGCCTGTttctacaaaaaaagaaaagacatttaTTATCAAAATACAATAACATATTTTCTGTGTCAAATCCTTCTACTTCTGATGTCTCATGTGTGCGTGCTGTTCATAACTGACACATGCTAATCGCAGTGTGCAGATGCCGCACCGGGATTAGTGAGGTCTTCCAATGCTTGGAAAGGATTGGTTGCATGGAGCTGCACCAACAAATAAAAAGGTCCAAGAGTTTTTATTCcagttgtttcttgttttgttagTATATAGAATTAAAACAGATTAAAACCACTATTATGGGGGGGGTTGCCTGTGCCCCCCTGGGGCAGGCTGTTGCTATACATTTGGTCACATTGTGTCTTTCAAGTAGAGATTTTTGCTCGGTATGCTTTTTAAAAGATTTACAGTAATAATTCAGACTTGACTTTATTCaccttgtcttttaattttgcGCCTCCGGCTGAAGTAGATGGCAGTCAGGATGATTCCCAACACTGCAACAATTCCAGCCAGCAAGCCAAGAGATAGAGGGTTGTCTAGATGAATGATTACTAGAGAAACACAAAAGAGATCACTCGCACAAACTTGTGTCAGTCATGGATGGAGAAATGATGACTAAAATGATTATAAACGGATAAGTAAAATGATTACATGCACATTAATTTAGGATAGAATGGGATAAGACTGAAAGATGGTTCCTAAATAGTTGCATACGGCTACAGCAGAAAACCATCTGTGTTGGTAGGTACAGTATGTAGATCAGGGGAAAAATCTAATATACAACATAATATTCTGCATACaatatattattttgtattttcaaTACAGAATTCCAACTTCCATCTTCAACCAGTTATCCGGGGTTTGGTCACAGGTGGAGTagtttaagggtgctttcacaccagttgttccgaaacagggagcgtttccccctaaagattggttcgtttggtatatgtgaacacagcaatcgtgctcggattcaggacaaaacaagcgagccaagATCGTCTAGGAGAGCTGGTCtcagctcgcttccattccagacctggagcggttcgtttgcagtgagaacataattgaCACAGCAACcaacacaactcactcataactgttattagggcccgagcactgactattgtatctgtaggagtttttatcgtcgtttttcttctctcgaaatgagggtcttttttccccctaaacgtgccccaaaagtcaccacattttgcaccaagccaggcctggcgaaaaatgtgatatttaatggtttgcattaatgttcgtggcctaacggctcaacagcgccccctagaaaactttgtgcctcaagccccacaatatggtttgacgtacatgcacgaaaatcggtacacacctgtatcatgtcgcaacttaaagaaaagtctcttggcgccatggccgaaatccaacagcaagtcggccattttcaattaatcgtgtaattttggcgcaatttaccCCATTCCTTCGGCCGATTCTTTgcacgaaccgtaacgtgcacccaggtgtgttatacatcaaaatgtccgtctccatcctgcgacaacgcgcattactttttctcagtcaaaagcgttaccatggcaatgatagacgccaaaaagcgattcatctggttggtccacattcgatagttcctattttctgccataacttttcaatggtttgacataaagacgtgtgggtggtgtcatcggactcggttttgagtccacCTTGGATCTGACACCTTACAACCAGGATGAAAACCACATGATTCCTTTTGAATCCAGGTGTGAGGTTAATtaacctttaaacttgtttttgtccttCTGAAGACTGTCACATGCTAACAGATGTCACCACAGCCAgttcctgatctactcaggtttTGGACTGTCCTGGTTCAATCACTCTACTGTAGTGTCATGATTCAATCACACATTATCACTTCCTGCCATTGTCTACTGTTCACTGTCCATATATGGTCAGttcctgtcaagtttctcaataaaaccATCATGCAGGAGGAGGGTACTTTGCtgaagctcaggagttctcaatgagagCCTTGTTGCTCTGCACTCCTTTGCTCCCCCTTTCTGCAGAAGTGCGTTAAAACCATTCCAAGCAGTCTCTATGTTTTTCCTCGTTACGaacttatgtaatgttgatttagacctAACCCAGGGTTCAACAGAGGCACTGTTGCAGATATCACTGTGATGTTGTACAcgtgtgtcaaccaagacagccccacAACATCCAAAGCCTTAAGAAACTCCAGGCAGAACTGTTTTCTTAACCACCTTGGTGGCCTTTGAAgtaaacataataatatcacATGTAAATTGATTAAATTACTTGAACATCCTTTTGTTTGTTGTCATACCTGTGTTTGGTTTTGGTGTTGAAACCGTCGTCACGGTTGAAAGGGTTGTATCTTTGGTCTGCAGTGTACTTGGTACTGTCATTGTAGTTGTTGCTACAGTGCTCTTTTTTCCTGTGTGATGAACAAAAATACATGGCATTTAAATCTATTGCAAACTTTTTATATGACAATTAAAAGATGTTTGTTAGAATTGAACATTCTTCTGAACCAGACGGGGAAAttagacataaagagtcgtgggtggtgtcatcggactcggtattgagtccttgaccataattggtgaaaattagccccgctccttttactgattggtcgatatgtgatagttcctattttctgcaataacttttgaatggtttgacataaagaatcgtgggtggtgtcatcggacttagtttgtgtccttgacctttattggtgaaaattgcatgcgcgagggcccgttcatcgctgcttgcagctttaatgttgtctttgtttttctcggggtacggaagaggaagcTCCTTCCGCGtccatttctgaccaatgagagaacagttggtggcatttgttaacagctttgaaccgctacagacggttgccttgtgaacacaaatgccacaaacgaaacaactgcaatttagcccctgaatcggaacaaaacaaacaggccaCAAGTCTGAAAGCTCCCTTAGACAGGAAACACCAGACTTCCCTCTAAAAAAGGGGGTCGGGGTGGGGGCAGCAAGCACGGTAACCAGATGCCTCCTACTTCATCTGGCTCCTCTTGATGCGGAGAAGCATCAGCTCTACTTTGAGCGTCTAgtccgggggtcggcaacccatggctctagagccgcatgcagctctttagcgccgccctagtggctcttggaactttttcacaaatgtttgacctttttatttccttttttttcttcttttctttctcttttttttctcttttttctcttttttatttatcttttttttccttttttctttttttttctctttttttttctttttcctttcctttttaatctcgacattttgacttttttctcgatattttgacttttttctcgacatttcaatttttttctcgagattgtactttaacattaatctcgaaatttcgatttttttctcgacatttcgatttttttcttgacatttcgacttgttttTGTCCTTCTGAAGACTGTCACATGCTAACAGATGTCACCACAGCCAgttcctgatctactcaggtttTGGACTGTCCTGGTTCAATCACTCTACTGTAGTGTCATGACTCaatcacacgttatcacttccacccattgtctACTGTTCACTGTCCATATATGGTTAGTCCCTGtcaagtttctcaataaaaccATCATGCAGGAAGAGGGTActttggggaagctcaggagttctcaatgagagCCTTGTTGctctgcactcctctgctccccccttctgcagaagtgcgtTAAAACCATTCCAAGCAGTCTCTATGTTTTTCCTTGTTACGaacttatgtaatgttgatttagacctAACCCAGGGTTCAACAGAGGCACTGTTTCCGATATCACTGTGATGTTGTACACATGTTGTACACCAAGACAGCCCCACAACATCCAAAGCCTTAAGAAACTCCAGGAGATTGGTTTTCTTAACCACCTTGGTGACCTTTGAAgtaaacataataatatcacATGTAAATTGGTTAAATTACTTGAACATCCTTTTGTTTGTTGTCATACCTGTGTTTGGTTTTGGGGTTGTATCTTTGGTCTGCACTGTACTTGGTACTGTCATTGTAGTTGTTGCTACAGTGCTCTTTTTTCCTGTGTGATGAACAAAAATACATGGCATTTAAATCTATTGCAAACTTTTTATATGACAATTAAAAGATGTTTGTTAGAATTGAAAATGTTTCTGAAGCATTAGCATAGATTTTTCTATTCGGCCTAAGTCCACAGTGATGAAGGACAAATGATTCTGGAGTTTTTAGTTTCACATGAGAAATTCAAGTTTATATAAAAGAGTTTCTACATTTGATATTTGATTTAAAGTTACACAAAGACACAAAGAAGACAGAGGCACTTTTGGGATTATCTTTTCTGAGATGTAAAACAACTATAGTATAGTAAGTAGCCTATAGTGGGATTCTTAAATCACAAGTGCTAATTTTGAACTTGTCATTTTGATTTTAGTCCCCTTTGGGAAaatcagtgttttatttgtCAAAAGATATGTTAGTTCAGATATTCACAGAGGGCTGGTGAAGAAAATAAAGTCACAAAGACGATGTTTAAACAACGCCCACCCAGAGAGACTGAATAGCTGGAACAGCATTTGCACTGATGAAATCAGACGTCTTGTTTCAGGCGCATTATGTTTCAGCTTGTATGTGGTTTTTGCTTCCGTTCTAGACAGCAaagataatacattttattttgtttcctttcttaCAATGATCTGGTTGTTTGATGTTGGATATACAGAAATGAAAGTAGAATCTGTCTTCCTATGTATGTGAGCTGCATTTGTCCTGGTGTCTCATCGCTCACCTCTGTCAGATCTCTTGCTCACATTCACGTAAAGATCTGGTTTTCCATCACAGTAGTAAAGTCCAGAGTCTTTAGGCTTCACATTTCTTATGGTCAGGGTCTTGTTCTCAGTAGAAACATCAAACCTTCCTGCTTTCAGTTTTCTGCTCCTTTCTGGAACATGTGATCCTCCATAATCACGAGGACATCTCAGAGAGATGCTGCTGCCCTCTGTAACATTCTCTATGATTGTTCCTAGGGAAAAAtatacataattaaaaaaaacgtaaGGCTTTGGCTGCTCTATGTTTACTGAGGCAGTTAACGTAAATGCATAAATGGAAGAAAAGTTATATTTTTAATTGATATAAAAATAATCTCAGTGCAGGAATAATTTCTGAAGCAAAGTCACAAGAAGCGTAATAATTGAATCATTGTTCCTATCAGTCAAATGTGACCAAAGTGTCAGTCTTGGACGGTGTCGTGTACATGGAGGAGGCCGGAAGCCTGAACACCTACACACAAACCAATATCTGTTATCAGATTCACAACACACTGAACGCAAAGTGTCATGGTTACAGTTCTTGGCAGGACTTTGTTTTCTTGTGTTCTTTTTGGGTTTCCTGGTTAAGTTTGTCTGTTTCTTGGTTTCCTAAGTTCTAGTTTTTCGTTTCATTTTCCCATCAATCCTGATTGTTtacagaggaagaagaaaaggagCAAAAGTGCATCAAGAGAGCACTTAAATCCTTTAGAAACCTAGAGTTGGCCTTTATAAATCAGCTGAGAAATCtggaaaatacaggactgtctcagaaaattagaatattgtgatgaagttctttattttctgtaatgcaattaaaaaacaaaaatgtcatacattctggattcatttcaaatcaactgaaatattgcaagccttttattattttaatattgctgatgttggaccaccgtccatatgattatgaattcatgacgTGTGCGATCGGAGGAACATTACATTGTCATCAAATTCCAGCAAAGCCAGACCCGGCCTCCTTCCTGAAAAAGCAGAGTTATGGCCCTGCTGCTATCTTCTCGCTCAGGCCAATTTATAACCCTTGTGGCCTGGTTCGAGATGGCCTGCATGTGACCAACGATACGCCCCCAGATCAAAAGGGCGCCCACGGAAACAGAACTCAGGTTTATGACACCTAGAGGGGGGTCAAAAAAGCGAACCAGCAGGATTTCTGCCAGGAACAGACTCCCCGGGGGTTTTACGGCACCTGGGGGGGGTCGGACACCCGGAGCCCGAACGCCAGGCCTCAACCGGCCGGGGGAGTGGTTGGCACTGCCTGTTGACCAGTCCCACCTCCAAAGAGACTACAAAAGGGAGCAACCACCTGATGCTTCTCTGCTTTTTTTcgtttctctgctttttgcgtttTTCCATTGCTCATTTTTTTGGCATCAAGCCAAAACTTGGAGTGTAGCtccaagttttctttttcttcttttttatttttcccttttcacTTTTCCATCTGCCCGGCCTTTTTGCCTGCTGGCAGAGGTGCAATTTTTCCTAGCCCGACTCCCACATCCAACCAGTGCAGCATCTGCTCCACGGACCCTGCCAGCCGACTCCGTGGGCGCTACCGCGGTAAAACGGTCTTTCCCGGAGCATCCCGACATCGGGGCCCGGCGCCGACCGCCACAAAGGACCACTGGAGATCTCAAACGCTGGTAATAGGGTCGCCGGTCCTGCAATCCTGCCCTGTGTTCCTTTTCCTCAGAGTCGGACGGGGTGAGACGGAGTCCCCCCCTCCCGGGTGCGCGCGAGGAGCGTTATACTGCACCCACGGGCTGGACGCaaaccccctcctcctcctcctcaaaccGAGCGGCTGCTCTCTCACCTACTGCAAAGTAAGAGGCCAATTAGTGTCTGGGCAGATTTAGTTTAAGGTTTATTTCGGTTGTTTGCTTCTGTTTATTGAGTTTATGCATTGTGTGACGTGTTGATTGTATTGAACGCCTGTTTACGTGAGCTTTCACCGCCGAGTGATCGGACCGCGGCTCCCGACTATCTCAGAGCGGGTGGGGGTTACTCCCGACCCGGTTCTCGAGTGGGACCTGCGGCCGATCTACCGAACCGGCCGTTAGAGCTCACAAAACCCCTTTGGGTCCCCCGGCTGCGGTGTGACCACCTGCAGCCGCGCATCTGTGTGACGCGTCGGAGATCCCGCAGGCACGTCGGTGCGACGTCCGAGCGCGGTCCGCTGACCCGCTCCTCCGCCCCTCCCCTTCTCTTCACTAAACCCGGTTGCGCGTCAGATCCACGTGGTGTTTCACCGTTGTTTTATCCGTGATCTGCTGCGCTTTCCGTCACATTTCCCTCACGGCTGTACGGCCGTGGGTCGCCTTCCGGGAGGCGTGTTCACGTAGCGCAACGTAGCACGCCCCTTCTGGCAACGTGCTCACGTACCGCAGCGTGACCCGCCCCCCAGACCGCATGACGCGCAGCGTAAGCTGCTCTGACgcatacacgcacgcacacacacacacacacccacacacacacacacacacacacacaccagtctcAGCCCGGAGGATCCCAAGAACCCCTCCTTTTTATCTTAtgattttgtgtttctttttgtgtGATTAAACGATCAGAATTTATGAGTGTTGCTTACCAACTGTTTGACACTAATGTGAATAAATTTCTGATCACAAAGGCCGTCTCTGTTTATTCTGTGCATATCTGCCGCCAAGGCTGGGTGACGAAGTGTGTGTTCAGATCTCACCCCCTTCAACTAATAACTGGGTATAGTaattactttgagactgatattctgctgttaagttatcatCTCTCCGGATTAAGGCCCggagtggtgccccgaggattttatttatcatattggtcattcaatttgataaatagtcgactttattaattattaataattattaatcaaattattaataagccttcgataactgatcagcttagctacccgagttgcacaacactgattatggtttacagtttaagattaagattcccagaatattctaattttttgagataggatatttgagttttcttaaactgtaaaccatgatcagcaatattaaaataataaaaggcttgcaatatttcagttgatttgtaatgaatccagaatgtatgacatttgtgtttttgtaattgcattacagaaaatcacaatattcaaattttctgagacagtcctgtattccaCATTTGGAATTTAAGAAACCAAGAaatagactttcaaaataaaactaggAACTATTACAAAACTAGGAAATCCAAGAAAACCAGAAGAACACAAACCTTAACACAAAACCTTAAACCATGACACTATGAAGGATCTTCCAAGAACATGACGTCCTGTTGAGATACGAACCTCACACCAAAACTGCTTAAACACCTATCTAGTCAAGATTGAGCGGTTCACCTGCATCTCAAGCATGAGAGACTCTTTTTAGGTCAGTAAAGTAAATGTTTTAGACAGAAAGGACAGATGGCTCAGAAGAGAAGTAAATGAAGCCGTTTATCTCAAACAGCAAAGACAGAGAAGCTGGACTCCAGTTTCACCCAAAAAAACAATTCTCGTACAGAATTCAGATTTCAAAATTTCACTAAAGAAATGATATTTCAGTGTAAGAAAAGAGAATTTGATAAAGTGTCATATTACCTGGTGGGATCACTGTCAGCTCCACGGCTGTTTCATTATTACAGAAGTATCTTCCAGAGTCTGAGACAGTAATCCCGGAAATGAACAATGACTTGTCTGTTAGTGTACTATAAATTAAATTTGACTGTCTAAGGTGTTTTATATCATTGTCACCATCAGTTGTCACTATTTTCTCTTGACTTCCATTATTCTCTCTGCTCCATGTAACTTCACCTTTCACAGAGGAACAACGTAAAGTGATCTGCCCTTTTTCACGAACTGCTTGACGAATtacatctgaaaaaaaaaacatttgcagaattagttctattcaattcaattcaattcaattcaattttatttgtatagtgtctaatacaacagatgttgtctctagacgctttccagagacccagaacattctCAGAGTTCAGAGACGCGTTAAACTTTCAGGATGTGAACACAAGAtaacatctttttttatgtACAGTTTAATGACATTTAACTCTAACCAACCTCAGATCAGCAGCGACACATATTACAGAGTGTCATTAATTATTACGATAAATTAAAGTCAATAAATGGTTGCTATAGAAACAAAGACTAAGAAGTTAGCAATGATCTCAGAGAAGACGTTGCTGCTTCTGATCACAAAGCCATTTTCAGACATCATTCTACAGTGGGACGGAGGATTAACAAGTGGAAAGTATTCatatatgttttcatttttctagaGAGTGGATGTCCCAGTAAGTTTACACCAAATTTTATGAATAATGATACTGAGATAAGTTTAATCTGATGTTGTATTGAACCGATTTTTGATCTTATGtttttcattcttttatttTGACTTTAAAAGCCTTTTAAACTGAAGcaccacactttttttttttacgattcaATGTACTAAAAAAATCACGAGAGCAGACATTCAACTTGACCCTACAAAGGTTTAAtagaaaactaaaactaaattaaatttCATGTTAAGCAATGAAGCTTTCCTCTTTTCCCGGTAAATGAAGATTTAAGAAAGCGTTTGACTGTTCTGATAACCTGCCTGCGATCATTTGCTGCCTGCATTCACTGTCTTTttgctaaaaagaaaagaaggaatttgGTAAATCATAAGCCACACATGACATCAGTGTGAACGTTTTTGAACGTACGACAAAACTGAAAGCATCACGCAGTTGTCAGGTTGTTTGTACAATTGCcaaacctttttaaaactgtaCTAACTTACTAACTCATAAATATATaacggaaaaaaagaaagttctcaCCTGCAGTGACATAAGAGTTGAGAACAAATACGGGCAGGCAGAAGTAGATGTTCACCATCATCCCGACAGAGACTGAATACGTGATCCCTGACCAGAGTTTGTGTCTGGTTCAGAAGCAGGAACTCAGCTGTCGTGGTGTGAACACATTTGTCTCGACTGTCATGCGTGTGGTTAAGACTTTTGATGCAGCCTGTACTTGAACCTGCACCACGGACATAACAAATGTGACTACAACGTTCTCACTGCAGTTACAAATCAGATGCAGCATGTCAGTGGT contains:
- the LOC133460872 gene encoding hepatitis A virus cellular receptor 1-like is translated as MMVNIYFCLPVFVLNSYVTAVNIEQPKPYVFFNYVYFSLGTIIENVTEGSSISLRCPRDYGGSHVPERSRKLKAGRFDVSTENKTLTIRNVKPKDSGLYYCDGKPDLYVNVSKRSDRGKKSTVATTTMTVPSTVQTKDTTPKPNTGKKSTVATTTMTVPSTLQTKDTTLSTVTTVSTPKPNTERGSKGVQSNKALIENS